From one Streptococcus pneumoniae genomic stretch:
- the rpsL gene encoding 30S ribosomal protein S12 translates to MPTINQLVRKPRKSKVEKSKSPALNVGYNSLKRVPTRENSPQKRGVATRVGTMTPKKPNSALRKFARVRLSNLIEVTAYIPGIGHNLQEHSVVLLRGGRVKDLPGVRYHIVRGALDTAGVNDRKQGRSKYGTKRPKG, encoded by the coding sequence ATGCCTACAATTAACCAATTGGTTCGCAAACCGCGTAAATCAAAAGTAGAAAAATCTAAATCACCAGCTTTGAACGTTGGTTACAACAGCCTTAAACGTGTTCCTACTCGTGAGAACTCACCACAAAAACGTGGTGTTGCAACTCGTGTTGGAACAATGACACCTAAAAAACCTAACTCAGCCCTTCGTAAATTTGCCCGTGTACGTTTGAGCAACTTGATCGAAGTTACTGCTTATATCCCAGGTATTGGACACAACCTTCAAGAGCACAGTGTGGTGCTTCTTCGTGGTGGACGTGTAAAAGACCTTCCAGGGGTACGTTACCATATCGTTCGTGGTGCACTTGATACAGCAGGTGTAAATGATCGTAAACAAGGCCGTTCTAAATACGGTACAAAACGTCCAAAAGGGTAA
- the rpsG gene encoding 30S ribosomal protein S7: MSRKNQAPKREVLPDPLYNSKLVTRLINRVMLDGKRGTAASIVYGAFEQIKEATGNDALEVFETAMENIMPVLEVRARRVGGSNYQVPVEVRPERRTTLGLRWLVTIARNRGEHTMVDRLAKEIMDAANNTGAAVKKREDTHRMAEANRAFAHFRW; this comes from the coding sequence ATGAGTCGTAAAAACCAAGCGCCTAAGCGCGAAGTATTGCCAGATCCGCTTTACAATTCAAAATTAGTAACACGCTTGATCAACCGCGTTATGCTTGACGGAAAACGTGGTACAGCTGCATCTATCGTTTACGGAGCTTTTGAACAAATCAAAGAAGCTACTGGTAACGATGCACTTGAAGTATTTGAAACAGCAATGGAAAACATCATGCCTGTACTTGAAGTGCGTGCACGTCGTGTTGGTGGATCTAACTACCAAGTCCCAGTTGAGGTTCGTCCAGAACGTCGTACAACTCTTGGACTTCGTTGGTTGGTAACAATCGCTCGTAACCGTGGTGAGCACACAATGGTTGACCGTCTTGCAAAAGAAATCATGGATGCAGCAAACAACACTGGTGCAGCTGTGAAGAAACGTGAAGATACTCACCGTATGGCAGAAGCGAACCGCGCGTTTGCACACTTCCGTTGGTAA